Genomic DNA from Gimesia aquarii:
GCGACTTTACGCCTCCTTGGGCCAAAGTAGTATTCGGTTCAACGCCCGGGAAGAGTTGGGCAAATTTCAACTGCGCTTGAGCCTCTCCCCCCGTCATACGAAACAGAGACAACGCCTGATCATATTGTCCCATTCGTCCGTAGTACCATCCGAGATGATCGAGAGAGCGTCTGTGACCTGGTTGATATTTGAGTGCTTCATGCAAGTATTTCTCTCCATAATCATCACGTCCCTGTAACATATAGGAATAGCCAATATCACTCAGAAGATCAGCATTCGAGGGATCTAGTTTTAATGCTTTCAGATAATAAGCTTCAGCCGTAGGAAAGTTGTTCTTTTTATCTTCAATAATTGCGAGTCGATGCAAGGCCCCAAAATTCTCAGGGTCAAGTGTAAGAACACGCTGATAGTACCCTTGCGCTTTCTCAATATTTCCACTGCGGTCGGCATCATAAGCCAGATTTAATTCACGAATCACTGTGGTATCGTTTGACTCCAAGGGAGCTGGTTCTGTGGAACTGATAGGTAAAATTTTGGATTCCGTTGGACGAGTAAGGTGGTTCTGATTTTGGTTGGGTGTCGAAAGTTCTGCCAGGCTGGCCGACGGATCTGGTTGAGAATTCCGCCGGTTTCTCTCAGATTGTCCTTTCTGTCTCTCAACAGCCATCGCTTCTCTTAAACTTTTCTGTATATCAGACTCATTCTTCATTTCAGATGAATCTTGAGCAAATGAATCCGATAATTGAGAACTTCTGGCGAAAGGACCAGACTGGCATCCATACAATAGGATGGAGATAACTGGTAGGAATATTACATGTTGAAACATACGAGTTTTCATCGGGTATCAACCTTGACTCAGCGAATACAGATCGCGCTGCTTCATTTAAATTTATGATTTGTTTAAAGCCAGCAATCTGGATGAAGCACAATCGACTCAATTCCAAGTGCACTAATGAAATCACATATTTTTAGACGGATTCCAGTCTCGGCCTGCATTAGATTGAATATTGATTTTGCTTCTTTTACTGGATTGTCAGCAAGAAAAGTATATTTGTGGATTGAGGGACATTGAGAGAGAAATGGTTTAATGTGAGATGTGAGGCGAGGATTTTAAGCTGATTCCCGAATCGTGTCGATACGAGTTTTGAAAATAAATTGAAAGACAATATTCGATCGACATCCCAAGATCTGACCGCTGTTTGAACAAAATCAATAAGAACAACTCTTCTTAAATTCCTATCAAATATGAATTTAAAAAACGTCACAGGAGAAATGATTCTCTTGTGACGTTTTGATTGTCCTACTTGAAAAGCCGGTGACAGGGCCTGTGAAGATAGCTAATTCAGGCGAAATTAAAATCCACCACCGCCAAAGCCACCACCACCAAAGCCGCCGCCGCCGAAACCGCCACCACCGAAACCGCCACCGCCAAAGCCGCCACCAAATCCACCACGAGTAAAGAGAAATCGGTAGTAGTCGATTTCCGCTTCTCGGGAATTCAATGACCGCCCATAAGGGGTTGCAACAAAGGTGCGCTGATCAGCATCCTGGTTTCCCAGATCTGTTAAAATCCGAGCAACCAGTTGACGTCGAAATGCATCAAGTTCCGGGGCATAGTTATTATCACTGCGTTCAACAATTACCGGATAAGGAGCACTTCTCATCCGTGCTCCGATTTCGAGAATGTGATCTTTTCCGTTTGTGGTAAGTTCTGCACTATTCTCGACAAATTCATTTCGGTTGATAATAAAATCGACCGCTTCAGCATTGGACTCCATTGTGTGATAATGCGCTCGATTCACACTACCCAGTGGATAGACTTCAGGAATTGCTAATGAGCGTTTGTGTAATCCCCACTGGCCACCACCGCCCCAACCACAGCAACCTGCTACCAACAGTATGCAGAATGAAGCAAGAACTAGTTTTTGTATTATTGGTAATCGGGCCATCATGTCCCTCAATTGTTATTTTATACGACGTTTTATCTTATATTGATTTTCAAAATACGAAATTCAGTTATAAGATTCAGACAAATCGTATTTCAGTATCAATTCTATGATTCACGTTCCATGAGCTGAAAACCCATTGAACAATATTTAGTTCTCGTACTTCGAGAGTTAATTCCCTCGACCGATCCAGGGAAATTTTGATTGACTCTTTGGTGATTCAGAAGAATCAATTCGTTTTTTAGGATCCACATAACCTGCTGGTTGGACCCAATTATTGTTGTTTCTACCAGCCTTCGTGTTCTGGAATCTATCTTTGATCATCTGAGTAAAGCGCGGCTGATTTTGTTGTGATAGATTTCCTCGATTCAAATTCTGAGCCTGAGGTCCACTTGCTGCCGGTGCGGGTGGCGGAAGTGATGGCGGCTGATTTGAATGAACCGGCCTCGGTGGTCTTACTGGCCTCGTTTGACTCGGAAACGGACGACTGGGAGGAATAGGCTGTGCTGCTGCACCGTTCTGATAAGTTCCCGTACTCACTGGAGGATAGTAAGGTGAAGCGGGTGCTGGATTAAATGGCTGATAACCGACTTCGACTCCCTGTCCTGCTCCTCGTCCATAAGGCTGCAACTGATAAACGCCTCTGTCTGGGGCCCCTTCTGTCATATTGTATTTGTATAACTCTTTATCATGAGGCACTGTCACCTCGAAACCTGGATAAGGTGGCACTTCATCTTCTTCCATTGGCCTGACCAGTTGAGGAGTCACTGTAATCAGTAATTCAGATTCCCCCTGACTCGATTGTTTCGAGCTGAATAAATAGCCGCCAACAAGAGGAAGTTCTCCTAACCAGGGAATACGTGTCACTCCAGTCGTTGTATCATGCCCGAACAAACCTGCTAGCACGATCGTCTGGCCTTCGCGTAACTCGACAGTTGTTTGGGCTCTTCTGGAATCCAAACCCGGAATACCAGAGACTGCGTTATTGTCGTTGATTTGGCTATATTCCGGAACGATTCGCATACGAATCAAATCTTTGTCAATCACAATTGGTGTCACTACGATTGAGGTACCAAAACCTCGGAACGTAGTTGAAGTTCCCTGGGCTCCCCCTACCCCCACAATCGTAGGTACCGCAAATTCACCACCGGCCAGAAAACTCGCCGAGTGCCCACTTAATACGGTTAAAGTCGGCCGAGCCATAATTTTTGTTGTGCCATTCTGAGCCAATGCATTAATGAGCACATTCACTTCACCTGCTTCGAAAATACCGGTCAAAGTCGAAGGAACGCCACCCATCGTTGAACCAATAAAATGTCGACCATTGTCAAACAGAACACTTAAATCAACACCCAGTTGTCTCAACATCGTTCGGTTCAGTTGCGCAATAGTCACATGAATCATCACTTGAAATTCTCCAGGAATCTCAAGCATATTAACGATTAATGAGGATGCATAATCGAGATTGACGCCACTATATGTGGAGTCAATGCCAGCTCCCCCGTAGCCAAAACCATTTGAATAAGGCTGCGGCCCACCAAGATTCCCATCCAGACTGATCACTTCTCCCCGAATGACAGAAAGAATATGGGCAGCCTCTGTTGCATCGGCAGCTTCTCCTTTAACAATGATTTTCCGTGAAAGTGGGATCAAGTACACTTTGCTGTTCGGAAATAAGACTGCTAATTTTCGTTCCAGTTTGCCGTAATCAATTCGTCTCTGATCACCATAGTCAGGATCCTGTATGGTATGCACAAGATAGGTAATGGGCGTTTCATCACCTTCAAACCAGAGCGTGAGAGTGGTTGTTCCCAGTTCCAAACCAACAATGGCCACTTCCGTAGGTGAGTAAGTAACAAATTCGATGATCGAGGGATCTGCAATTGCATATCGCCGAATTCGGGAGTTCGTAATCACCAACTGACTACGGCGAATAATGATTTCCATTTCATCAAAGATTCCGGGAGTAGACCGGATCTGTGATGGTAGTGGTTTTCTGGTAATACGTCCTGTATCCTGAACCATACGAATACTTGGACCATGCGCAGGTACTTGCGCATTCTGAATTGGTACAATTCCGTTTTGTACCGGCATCACTCCCTGAGGTTGCTGAACATAGGGACGTTGCTGGAATTGTCCAGACTGATTTGGTTGAACTTGCGCTGGTACGTACTGATCTCCCCTTGGAACAGGCTGAGGCAGTTGGATCATCGATGGGCCCTGAGCGAGTACCGACTGCGCATAAACGACATTTGCCAGTACAATAGCAATCAACTTTGTGAGATCTTGAAATCGATTCTTTTCAAAATTTCGAAGTGCCCGTCCGTGGCAGTTCTGCTTGAACATCCGCAGTCGCTCCCCAATTACCTACTCAGAGGAAAATGGCAATTTGCGTTATCATTGAGCCCTTGCTCATGTCAGAGAACAACCCGAGGGCTCTTAAAAACATGACTTAGAATCAGTGATAACGTTTATCAAATGTCAGCAAATTTTCCTTAACTTGCTGTATATCAATCATTTCAGTGTATGATTCAAAATGCCCCAATCGACTTGGATCTCGAAAAGTTGTTCCGAACTTCAAATCCAATGAACGCAATTTGGGTAAATACATACCACATTGTATTGTTTGTATCGGCTAATCATGAAAAGAGGATTAGAGTGGATCGACTTATTTTTCCTCTTCTACGGAACGTCACACCTTTTACGCCGCTATTTTAGTAGCAATAAAAAAACCCAGGCATGAAGCCTGGGCGATGGGATGCAATCAAATCAGTCTTAAAGACTGTTCATTCTACTAGTGAATCACCAGCGGTAGTTAGTGTCACGATTATAAGTAGGAGCCCCTGGATTATACCAAGGTCGCCTGTAACTGTATGAGGGAAAACGGAAATGCCCGTATTCGTGCGACCGATAAAACCCGGGTCCAAAGTGCCTTGTATAAGGATCAGATGACAGAGCCTGGTCTTGCATTCCTGTATTCGCACTATGGTACCCACCATACCAGGTCTGTCCCGCATGCATACCCACGCTAGGTCCAGTCATTCCATAAGTACTTCCTGGGCCTTGAGTAGCGCTATAGTAATAAGGTGTTCCCACTTGGGGAGCAATATTGTTGGGTAACCAATATTGATTTCCACCCCGCACATAAGGCCCACCCTGATAACCAGGGACAGGACGTGTAATCGCATCAGGATTTTGATTCTGCGGAGTATTTTGAGGTGCGACGTTCGCAGCGGGATCTGGACTGGGTGAAACTGAGCTTGGTGGAGGAGGTAATGTCGATGATTTCCCTAAATCAGCCCCTGGTATCACGGGATCATCAGCGTATAGAGGAGCAGCACCGATCAATAATATCGTTATTATAATTTTAAGTTGTGGCATGGTTAGTCCCTTACATCTCGTGTAAGAATTTCAGAATATCATCAAACGATGACTAAAAAACGCATCAATCACAATTTTGAAAAGCTTTTATTGTGAATCCATGCTGAATCTATCAATAATCACGATTACTGCCTGGATATCTGAACCGGGTCGACTTTTGAATTATCTGAACCACTTGAGCGTTCAATCCGCTCACAGAACTGCCAGTCACTTCTCGTGTCTACCATTAAACCTACACCATTTTTAGGTAAGTCGAGACGAAATCCGTAAAAAAGGATTCGCTCCTCTACCGGATTCGGCAGATATTGCCGTTTCATTTTGACTGGATGATCTAACCCGATTTAAAAATATTCAGGTTATAGCGCGCTTATGTGATTTACATCTTACGATTTTTATGATGAACCTGAAGGAACGGGTATTTGATCATCCGATAAATAAGTAATGCGAGGAAATGATTCAACCTACTAAAATTAATCATTGTTATGATTCACAAAACAGAAACAGTCACTGTTGAGTGATGTAGAGGAATTTCGGATATGTCTACGACTTTTTTTGCAATTGCCATTACAGCTGCCCTCGGTGGAGATCCTGCGATTTCTAATGGGGCCTATTATGGTGCCGCCGAGATTCCTGGGGGAGCTTATTATCCAACAACAGGCGGCCCCGTTACGAGCGGCGGAGTCACTGGTGGAATCTTTGGAGACGAGTTATATCCCTTCGATTCACAACACCCCTGGCAGCATGGATATTTTCAGGAAATTTCACCTTATAGCGGCTATCATTTTTTCAGGCCCTATAATTACCGACACGTTCTCTCACAAAGTCAGGTGGCTGCGGGATGGGGAATCACCCCACAACTTTCTTATTCACAACATTTCTGGAATCGATACCAGGAACAAGCTGCCTGGAAGAACTATGCACTTCCTCGGCGAGAGAAGGATTTGGAACGAATTCAGCAACGAAAGGAAGCCCTCAAACGGCAGACTTCCTACTATCAACAACAACCTGTGATGGTCCCCGTTCAATACCAGCAGCAGTTTCAACCACAACAACAGTTTCAGCAACAGCCGATCCAGATCCAAAGCCCAGAACTCAGTCAAGCTCCGAGATATTAATCATCGGTGCTACTCAGCGTTGGCAGAATCAAGCGTCAGCAGTAGAAAGCACGCGAGAAACTTCCTCTTTCGTAACCGGCTGAATCAAACCCCGTTCTGTGATGATTCCCTTGATATACTCCGCAGGGGTCACATCAAATGCAGGATTGTAAACATCGACTCCTTCGGGGGCAGTCTGTTTGCCAAATCCGTGTGTGATCTCTTCAGCAAGACGTTCTTCGATCGGAATTTGATTGCCACTCTCTAAACTCAGGTCAAATGTGCTGGAAGGTGCAGCAATATAAAAAGGAATTCCATGCGCATGCGCCAATAAGGCCACCGAGTAAGTTCCAATTTTATTCGCAGCGTCTCCATTGGCGGCAATACGATCTGCACCGGTAACTACCGCCTGGATTTTCTTTTCCTGCATCACCCAACCAGCCATGGAATCACTAATTAAAGTGACGGGTATCTCACGTTGCATGAGCTCCCAGGTCGTCAGGCGTGCTCCTTGAAGCAACGGTCTGGTTTCATCTGCATATACGTGAATCTCTTTTCCCTGCCGCGCCGCTTCAAAGAAAACAGAGAGCGCAGTACCACCTCCTGAAGTTGCCAGCCCCCCCGCATTGCAGTGTGTGAGAACGCCATCCCCTTTCGACAACAGTCTGGCTCCTACTTCACCAATTTTATGGCACATCTGCAAATCTTCCTGCTCAATTTTCAGTGCGTCATCCAACAAACGCTGATGCATTTCACCGCCGGAAAGTTCTGGAGAAAGATCGGCCAGTTTTTGCAATCGTTCGAGTGCCCAGAACAGGTTGACAGCCGTGGGGCGACTTCCCGCTAAGTATTCTGAAACCTCTTTCAGTCTCTGATCAAAGCAGCTACGGTCTGAACCAGCAACGGTCTGCAATCCCAATACCACTCCGTAAGCAGCGGCGA
This window encodes:
- a CDS encoding type II and III secretion system protein family protein; this encodes MFKQNCHGRALRNFEKNRFQDLTKLIAIVLANVVYAQSVLAQGPSMIQLPQPVPRGDQYVPAQVQPNQSGQFQQRPYVQQPQGVMPVQNGIVPIQNAQVPAHGPSIRMVQDTGRITRKPLPSQIRSTPGIFDEMEIIIRRSQLVITNSRIRRYAIADPSIIEFVTYSPTEVAIVGLELGTTTLTLWFEGDETPITYLVHTIQDPDYGDQRRIDYGKLERKLAVLFPNSKVYLIPLSRKIIVKGEAADATEAAHILSVIRGEVISLDGNLGGPQPYSNGFGYGGAGIDSTYSGVNLDYASSLIVNMLEIPGEFQVMIHVTIAQLNRTMLRQLGVDLSVLFDNGRHFIGSTMGGVPSTLTGIFEAGEVNVLINALAQNGTTKIMARPTLTVLSGHSASFLAGGEFAVPTIVGVGGAQGTSTTFRGFGTSIVVTPIVIDKDLIRMRIVPEYSQINDNNAVSGIPGLDSRRAQTTVELREGQTIVLAGLFGHDTTTGVTRIPWLGELPLVGGYLFSSKQSSQGESELLITVTPQLVRPMEEDEVPPYPGFEVTVPHDKELYKYNMTEGAPDRGVYQLQPYGRGAGQGVEVGYQPFNPAPASPYYPPVSTGTYQNGAAAQPIPPSRPFPSQTRPVRPPRPVHSNQPPSLPPPAPAASGPQAQNLNRGNLSQQNQPRFTQMIKDRFQNTKAGRNNNNWVQPAGYVDPKKRIDSSESPKSQSKFPWIGRGN
- the mtnA gene encoding S-methyl-5-thioribose-1-phosphate isomerase, whose protein sequence is MKFENETRAEVATLRWIGGTDGYLQMIDQTLLPTEFREIECRTVETVWEAIKKLRVRGAPAIGIAAAYGVVLGLQTVAGSDRSCFDQRLKEVSEYLAGSRPTAVNLFWALERLQKLADLSPELSGGEMHQRLLDDALKIEQEDLQMCHKIGEVGARLLSKGDGVLTHCNAGGLATSGGGTALSVFFEAARQGKEIHVYADETRPLLQGARLTTWELMQREIPVTLISDSMAGWVMQEKKIQAVVTGADRIAANGDAANKIGTYSVALLAHAHGIPFYIAAPSSTFDLSLESGNQIPIEERLAEEITHGFGKQTAPEGVDVYNPAFDVTPAEYIKGIITERGLIQPVTKEEVSRVLSTADA